In uncultured Acidilobus sp. JCHS, the sequence GTCCTCTTCAGAAGCTGTTCAGGGTCAAGAGCAGGCACGCTAGCTATGCTGACGCGCCCGAAGACGTCAGGCGTCAGCACATCGTACCACTTCTTGAGTCTCCAGGCCTCTCTGACAGCGCCCTTCGGCTTGGGCATTAGTCCTCTTAGCACCCGTCCCTCAAGTCATTTAGATCACAATAAAAGTGTAACTATTGTGCTAGAGGGTTGAGGTTAGCTTTTAAACCCTCTTACGGCGGAGAGTCCTGGTGCCAAAGAGTTGCACAAGAAGAGTCGCAAGGGTCAGTCGCACTCGACAAGGCCAGCTCACCCTAGGCCTCCCTCCTGGCTTAACTTAACGCCTGAGGAGATAGAGACCATAATAGTTCAGCTGGCTCAGAAGGGCTATACCCCTAGCCAGATAGGCCTCATATTGAGGGACCAGTTCGGAGTCCCCCTGGTCAAGCCAATACTGGGCAAGAGCATAACAGAGGTCCTTGACGAGAAGGGGCTGGCGCCTAAGATACCCGAGGACCTCTTTAACCTGATAAAGAGGGCCGTGAACCTGAGGAGACACCTGCAGGAGCACCCCAAGGATACAAGCAGCCAGAGAGGCCTGGTCTTGGCAGAGTCCAAGATCAGGAGGTTAGTGAAGTACTACAAGAGCGTTGGCAAGCTGCCCCCAGACTGGGAGTACGACCCAGAGAGGGCAAAGCTACTCGTGGCCGGCGCAGGCTAACTGCTTGCGCGCCCTAATTAGCTCCCTTTGCTAGTGTTCCCCGGAGGCACGCCTTGCTGAGCGTGAAGCTGGAGCCAGGCCAGAACCTTGATAGGAGCTTGGCTGCTGCCTCATCTGCCCTGAAGTCCTTTACGAAGAGAGCTGAGGAGGCAGGGTTTTCAAGGGTTGTGAGCTACCCTAGTCCTGAGGCACTGGTAGCGGCAACCCTTGTATTTTCATACCTTAACAGGCTTGGCCTCACGGCCTCTGTGTCAATATCTCCGCGTCCTCCGATTAGGGTCGACGACCCGACAATCTTACTGGGCTTCAATTCATTAAATTATAATAATGAAAATGATAAGGATGTTCTCCTGGCCCTCGGAGGCTCTATAGCTGAGCCTCCACCCTTGAACGCAACCTATGTGAGCGTTGACGGAAGCCTAGGAGCCTCTACGGCTATGATTATCAGGGCCACGGGCGAGGGCGCCTTGAGCCCCGAGTACAAGGTACTTGCCCTAGCCTCCTCTTATGCCAGCAAATATGTTGACAAAATGGGCAAGTTCTCAGGACTCGATAAAATATATGCTG encodes:
- a CDS encoding Ribosomal protein S15P/S13E gives rise to the protein MHKKSRKGQSHSTRPAHPRPPSWLNLTPEEIETIIVQLAQKGYTPSQIGLILRDQFGVPLVKPILGKSITEVLDEKGLAPKIPEDLFNLIKRAVNLRRHLQEHPKDTSSQRGLVLAESKIRRLVKYYKSVGKLPPDWEYDPERAKLLVAGAG